Below is a window of Gemmatimonadota bacterium DNA.
ATCGCCCTCATTCACATCCGTCAATTGCCACGCCACAGTAATACCCCGACAGAAAATCTTTCCATTCTGCTGGTGATACCACACCGACTGGCTAAACGGCTCGCCACCACCGTGCAGTGTATGACCCTCTGCGCCCTTGTGCGCGCTAATCAACAGCGGACCGTGATCCAGCCGAAAACCCTTACCGCTAAACTCATTCAAACGACTCACCACAACCGGATGAACCAGCAACTTCCGAAACGGCTCGCGATAGGGTTCGGGCCAGCCCAACATACCCGTAAGCTCGCGTCGTCCCTCTTTCCCCGTAAGCACGGACGAACCCCGCGCCAGGCCGCCATCTTCAATAGACCGCGTCCTGATCTCATCCCCGTAGTGATCAATCGCATCATTACACACCTTGACCTCATCCGCAGACAGAGCACCCCGCACGACCAGATAACCGCGCAGGTCAAAAAAGTACTTCTCCTCTTCACTCACTGTATAAAGATTGTTACCCATGGTAAAACTCTCCTATTAATTATGAACAGATGTCACGCAACTGCACAATATAATGAACCTGTCATTTTGAGCGGAGCGTAGCGGAGTCGAAAAATCTATTACTGACGCAGGTGGAACAGATGCTTCGGCTCCGTTTCACTCCGCTCAGCATGACAAACACCCAAACCTGCGTAACATCAGTTCCTAATTCTCACGCCTCTACCCGCACGACCCCATCATCACCGACCTCCAGAAATGGCACGCGGCCCTGGTGATTGGAATAAGGACCATACATAACCGACAACTGCTCGGGCGTCATATCCTCGACAATTTCTCGATCCCAATAAATCTCTGGCGGCGACACCTCCCGTGCAAGACCGCTGCGGACACAGGTGCGCGCTGTGTATTTGAACAAAATGGACCGCCGCGTCGTATCCAGCTTCCACGGTGTTGCACCGTGTGCCTGCGCGCTATCCATAAAAAAGATGACATCGCCGGCTTCCACCACGGGCTGCTTGATCAAACCCATATCGTCATCTCCCGTATGCACGCCTTTTGGCGTGGGAAACATCGCCTTATGACTGGAAGGCACACAGGCAAATCCCCCCATCCCCTCTTTGCAATCGTGCAACTGCCACGCCACAGTCACACCGCCAACCCACGGCTTGCCATTCTGATGGTGA
It encodes the following:
- a CDS encoding phytanoyl-CoA dioxygenase family protein, with product MNARERYFWDLTGYLVVKGVLSKEEVARANDIVDRYWDRVEVGDSKARKSVAFAGTGRPMLPGILEFPKPDCDPFREMLAHPVLVKYLNVMCGTGFRLDHGPMFIVSNKGTSGHTMHGNGEPHRPHVAYHHQNGKPWVGGVTVAWQLHDCKEGMGGFACVPSSHKAMFPTPKGVHTGDDDMGLIKQPVVEAGDVIFFMDSAQAHGATPWKLDTTRRSILFKYTARTCVRSGLAREVSPPEIYWDREIVEDMTPEQLSVMYGPYSNHQGRVPFLEVGDDGVVRVEA
- a CDS encoding phytanoyl-CoA dioxygenase family protein; this encodes MGNNLYTVSEEEKYFFDLRGYLVVRGALSADEVKVCNDAIDHYGDEIRTRSIEDGGLARGSSVLTGKEGRRELTGMLGWPEPYREPFRKLLVHPVVVSRLNEFSGKGFRLDHGPLLISAHKGAEGHTLHGGGEPFSQSVWYHQQNGKIFCRGITVAWQLTDVNEGDGGFACVPGSHKTAEPTPAEVRSVEDDMGLVYQPVMKAGDVLFFAETMTHGTLPWCSDGERRSVLYKYASRAAARAVGKYFTPEDRYGDWVSELTPEQQAVLYGPGVHGQLPLLESDGETTRVV